One part of the Sporosarcina ureae genome encodes these proteins:
- the cysI gene encoding assimilatory sulfite reductase (NADPH) hemoprotein subunit produces the protein MSSTTKPIHIQDGAPSDVEEIKIESDYLRGNLIETMNDSISSGIPDDDNRLMKFHGSYLQDDRDLRVERQRQKLEPAYQFMIRVRTPAGFATPKQWLVMDELAHKYGNGTLKLTTRQAFQMHGILKWNMKKNIQEMNDALLDSIAACGDVNRNVMCSPNPNQSSVHAEIYEWSKRLSLDLLPQTTAYHEIWLDEEKVVDTAGEEVEPIYGATYLPRKFKIGIAVPPMNDIDVFSQDIGLIAIVEDEKLVGFNVAVGGGMGMAHGDEQTYPQLGRLIGFVPADQVVEVAKHLMMIQRDNGNRSVRKYARFKYTIDSRGLDWLIGELHNRLGWELEETRPYHFDHNGDRYGWVPAENTSWNYTFFIENGRVRDTENYKLMTALREIAEIHTGDFRLSPNQNLVLGDVADSNKKNIEEIIAKYGLESPAEQSALRRNSMACVSLPTCGLAMAEAERYLPSLITKIEGLLDEAGLGDEEIVTRMTGCPNGCARPAIAELGFIGKGPGKYNMYLGGGFTGQRLSKIYRENIGEEEILGELGPILKRYAKERDEGEHFGDFVIRAGIVAETTDGTNFHKV, from the coding sequence ATGTCTTCAACAACAAAACCGATCCATATACAAGATGGAGCACCGAGTGATGTAGAAGAAATTAAAATTGAAAGTGATTACTTGCGTGGAAACCTCATTGAAACGATGAATGATTCCATCAGTTCAGGAATTCCAGATGATGATAACCGTCTAATGAAATTCCACGGAAGTTATTTGCAGGACGACCGAGATTTACGGGTAGAGCGTCAACGTCAAAAATTAGAGCCGGCCTATCAATTCATGATCCGCGTGCGGACACCAGCCGGCTTCGCTACGCCAAAGCAATGGCTTGTTATGGATGAACTGGCACATAAATATGGTAATGGTACATTGAAGTTAACGACACGTCAAGCATTCCAGATGCATGGAATTTTGAAATGGAATATGAAAAAGAATATTCAAGAAATGAATGACGCGTTACTGGATTCTATTGCGGCTTGTGGTGACGTCAACCGAAACGTCATGTGCAGCCCGAACCCAAATCAATCGTCAGTTCACGCAGAAATATATGAGTGGTCGAAGCGATTAAGCTTGGACTTATTGCCACAAACAACGGCTTATCATGAAATTTGGTTGGATGAGGAAAAGGTTGTGGATACGGCAGGGGAAGAAGTAGAGCCAATCTACGGCGCGACGTATTTGCCTAGAAAGTTCAAGATTGGAATTGCGGTACCTCCAATGAATGATATTGATGTATTTTCTCAAGACATTGGGTTGATTGCGATAGTCGAAGACGAAAAACTAGTCGGATTCAACGTTGCTGTAGGTGGCGGTATGGGAATGGCGCATGGAGATGAGCAGACGTACCCTCAGTTAGGTCGTTTGATTGGATTCGTACCTGCAGATCAAGTAGTAGAAGTAGCGAAGCATTTAATGATGATCCAACGTGATAACGGAAATCGTTCTGTACGAAAGTATGCACGATTCAAGTACACGATTGATTCTCGCGGACTTGATTGGTTAATTGGAGAGCTTCATAATCGTCTAGGTTGGGAATTGGAAGAGACGCGCCCTTATCACTTTGATCATAATGGTGACCGCTATGGATGGGTGCCAGCAGAAAATACAAGCTGGAATTATACGTTCTTCATTGAAAACGGTCGTGTGCGTGATACCGAAAACTATAAACTGATGACTGCTCTTCGTGAAATTGCAGAGATCCATACAGGCGATTTCCGTCTGAGTCCGAATCAAAACTTAGTTCTAGGCGATGTAGCTGATTCAAATAAGAAGAATATAGAAGAGATTATTGCGAAGTATGGTTTGGAGTCTCCAGCTGAGCAGTCAGCATTACGTAGAAACTCCATGGCATGTGTATCGCTGCCGACATGTGGTTTAGCGATGGCAGAGGCAGAACGGTATTTACCTTCACTGATTACAAAAATCGAGGGCTTGCTAGATGAAGCTGGACTTGGCGATGAAGAGATCGTGACGCGGATGACAGGATGCCCGAATGGATGTGCACGTCCGGCGATAGCGGAACTAGGCTTTATCGGTAAGGGACCAGGTAAATATAATATGTATTTAGGTGGCGGATTCACAGGACAGCGCCTAAGCAAAATCTATCGTGAAAATATTGGAGAAGAAGAAATACTAGGTGAACTAGGCCCTATATTAAAACGATATGCAAAAGAACGAGACGAGGGTGAACACTTCGGAGACTTTGTAATCCGTGCTGGCATTGTTGCAGAAACTACAGACGGTACGAATTTCCATAAGGTATAA
- the wrbA gene encoding NAD(P)H:quinone oxidoreductase — translation MSKVKLAVIFYSMGGTNYQLAKWAEASAKEAGADVKILKVQELVPQSVVENNDVWKATADATKDIPVATSDDIEWADAIIFSTPTRFGNMASQMKQFLDTQGGIWAKGKTINKVVSAMSSAQNPHGGQEATILSLYTSMMHWGAIIVPPGYSDPVIFGAGGNPYGTSVTVGPSGEMIEDVEAAVKYQAKRTVTVAEWVKKGIQ, via the coding sequence ATGTCAAAAGTTAAGTTAGCAGTAATTTTTTACAGTATGGGTGGAACGAATTATCAATTAGCAAAGTGGGCAGAGGCAAGTGCGAAAGAAGCAGGCGCTGATGTGAAAATTTTAAAAGTACAAGAACTGGTTCCACAATCCGTAGTTGAAAACAATGATGTATGGAAAGCAACAGCTGATGCAACGAAAGATATTCCGGTAGCTACATCGGATGATATTGAATGGGCAGACGCAATTATTTTCAGTACGCCAACACGTTTTGGTAATATGGCTTCCCAAATGAAACAATTTCTTGATACACAGGGTGGTATATGGGCAAAAGGAAAGACTATAAACAAAGTTGTAAGTGCTATGTCTTCGGCTCAAAATCCACATGGCGGTCAAGAAGCAACCATCTTATCGCTATATACTTCGATGATGCATTGGGGTGCGATTATCGTTCCACCAGGATATTCGGATCCAGTAATCTTTGGTGCAGGTGGAAACCCTTATGGAACTAGTGTTACAGTCGGTCCGTCTGGTGAGATGATTGAAGATGTAGAAGCCGCTGTTAAATATCAAGCTAAGCGTACGGTCACAGTAGCAGAGTGGGTTAAAAAAGGAATTCAATAA
- a CDS encoding ABC transporter substrate-binding protein, which produces MSKKSKLLFTVLMAFTLVMLAACGNSSTDDTESAGSDDVVKAKVGVISYLTGPGASYGEAITNGINLAHKEIAELGEVDIELKIEDSAGKQEEALSVAQKLMNSENVDAIIGPTLSTEMQIVGPEADLNGVPILGTSNTAEGIPQLGEYVFRNSIPETLAIPASVQKAIDKYGAKKVAILYGNDDVFTKAGYDTMKQVAKDLDLEVLTTETFQLGQSDYKAQLTKIKSLNPDLVLASALYNEGAVILDQARKMGIDVPFVGGNGFNSPEVIKIAGDAANGLIVATPWFAKKDDEKVKKFVEDYEAAYGMEPDQFAAQAYDGFYVMAEAIKNAGEADRDAIRDALAEIKDFEGVLGNMSFDEEGDIIMEPTVLIIEGDEYVVFE; this is translated from the coding sequence ATGAGTAAAAAAAGTAAACTCTTGTTTACAGTTTTAATGGCTTTTACATTAGTAATGTTAGCCGCATGTGGGAACTCATCCACAGATGATACTGAAAGTGCAGGCTCTGATGATGTTGTAAAAGCAAAAGTAGGCGTTATTTCATATTTAACTGGTCCAGGTGCTAGTTATGGTGAAGCGATCACAAACGGAATCAATCTTGCACACAAAGAAATTGCTGAACTGGGGGAAGTTGACATCGAGTTGAAGATTGAAGACTCCGCTGGTAAACAAGAAGAAGCATTATCAGTTGCACAAAAATTAATGAACTCAGAAAATGTAGACGCAATTATTGGACCTACTTTAAGTACTGAAATGCAAATCGTTGGACCGGAAGCAGATTTAAACGGCGTTCCAATTCTAGGTACATCAAACACAGCTGAAGGTATTCCGCAACTTGGTGAATATGTATTCAGAAACTCGATTCCTGAGACATTAGCAATTCCTGCATCTGTGCAGAAAGCTATTGATAAATATGGCGCTAAAAAAGTTGCTATTTTATATGGAAATGATGATGTATTCACAAAAGCAGGATATGACACGATGAAGCAAGTTGCTAAAGATTTAGATTTAGAAGTATTAACAACAGAAACTTTCCAGTTAGGACAATCTGATTATAAAGCACAATTAACAAAAATTAAGAGCCTTAACCCCGATTTAGTTTTAGCTTCTGCTCTTTATAATGAAGGTGCAGTAATTCTTGATCAAGCCCGCAAAATGGGAATTGACGTACCATTTGTTGGGGGTAATGGTTTTAACTCACCAGAAGTTATTAAAATTGCTGGCGATGCTGCAAATGGTTTAATCGTTGCAACCCCGTGGTTCGCTAAGAAAGACGACGAGAAAGTTAAAAAGTTTGTTGAAGATTATGAAGCCGCTTACGGTATGGAGCCAGACCAGTTCGCAGCACAAGCATACGATGGTTTTTATGTAATGGCTGAAGCAATTAAAAATGCTGGTGAAGCAGACCGTGATGCGATTCGTGATGCACTTGCTGAAATTAAAGATTTTGAAGGTGTTTTAGGAAATATGTCATTTGATGAAGAAGGCGACATTATTATGGAGCCAACGGTTTTAATTATTGAAGGTGACGAATACGTAGTCTTTGAATAA
- a CDS encoding assimilatory sulfite reductase (NADPH) flavoprotein subunit, translated as MALQVSNSPFSEEQVELLNRLLPSISVTQQSWLSGYLTAVSSASVPSGGVAVLERPAIEVPTAVKEITVLYGSQTGNGQGIAEQAVAKLKEQSFEVTIQSMNDFKPNNLKKIENLLLVVSTHGEGDPPDTALPFFEFLHGKRAPKLDHLHYSVLALGDSSYEFFCKTGADFDQKLSELGAVQLAPRVDCDLDYDEPAAQWLSAVEVSLEIQSGGQSAAASVEVESPSSTQYSRTNPFNAEVLENINLNGRGSNKETRHVEISLEGSGLTYKPGDSVGIFPTNNSDLVDEIIKLGSWNAEETVEINSQGERRALRIALLHHLEITVVTKPLLEKLSNYSKSEELKRILNKENADELRAYVDGRDLYDALTDFGPVEASEQQLVGILRKLPARLYSIASSLEANPEEVHLTIGVVRYEAHGRDRQGVCSIQCAESLEPGDTLPIYIHKNDNFRLPTNSETPIIMIGPGTGIAPFRSFIEERSETGAEGKSWLFFGDQHYVTDFYYQTEWQNYVKDGTLTRLDVAFSRDTDEKVYVQHRMKQASQELYQWIEEGAVIYVCGDEQNMAKDVHATLLEIVQQEGGKSLEEAEQFITQLVQEKRYQRDVY; from the coding sequence ATGGCTTTACAAGTATCGAACAGTCCTTTCAGTGAAGAACAGGTAGAATTGCTCAATCGTCTGTTGCCAAGTATTTCAGTAACACAGCAAAGTTGGCTGAGTGGTTATTTAACAGCGGTCAGCTCAGCTTCAGTGCCTTCCGGTGGCGTCGCTGTATTAGAGCGTCCTGCTATCGAAGTTCCGACGGCAGTAAAAGAAATAACCGTACTTTATGGCTCACAAACAGGCAACGGACAGGGAATTGCGGAACAAGCAGTAGCTAAGTTAAAAGAGCAATCTTTTGAAGTGACAATACAATCCATGAATGATTTCAAACCGAATAACCTGAAGAAAATTGAAAACTTATTGCTTGTCGTCAGTACACATGGAGAAGGAGATCCACCTGATACAGCCTTACCATTTTTTGAGTTCTTGCATGGAAAACGTGCTCCAAAACTAGATCATCTTCATTATTCAGTATTGGCACTTGGCGATAGCTCGTACGAATTTTTCTGTAAGACAGGCGCTGATTTCGATCAGAAGCTCTCCGAACTAGGCGCAGTTCAGTTAGCACCACGAGTAGATTGTGATTTAGATTATGATGAGCCGGCAGCGCAATGGCTATCAGCGGTGGAAGTGTCATTAGAAATTCAATCTGGCGGTCAATCGGCTGCAGCTAGTGTAGAAGTTGAAAGCCCATCATCTACTCAGTACTCACGCACGAATCCGTTTAATGCAGAAGTACTTGAAAATATTAATCTAAACGGTCGAGGTTCTAATAAAGAGACGCGTCATGTGGAGATTTCGTTAGAAGGCTCCGGATTGACATATAAGCCGGGTGACAGTGTAGGGATTTTTCCAACGAATAATTCCGACTTAGTCGATGAGATTATTAAGTTAGGAAGCTGGAATGCAGAAGAAACAGTGGAAATCAACTCACAAGGAGAACGCCGTGCTCTACGTATTGCATTACTTCATCACTTAGAGATTACCGTAGTAACTAAACCGCTACTTGAAAAACTGTCTAATTACTCTAAGTCAGAAGAGTTGAAGCGAATCCTAAATAAAGAAAATGCGGATGAGCTTCGTGCGTATGTCGACGGACGGGACTTATACGATGCATTAACGGACTTCGGACCAGTAGAGGCTTCAGAACAACAACTGGTAGGGATTCTTCGTAAATTGCCAGCGAGATTATATTCAATTGCCAGTAGCCTAGAAGCGAACCCTGAAGAAGTGCATTTGACAATTGGTGTTGTTCGTTACGAAGCGCATGGTCGCGACAGACAAGGCGTGTGTTCTATCCAATGTGCAGAAAGTCTTGAGCCGGGGGATACATTGCCGATTTATATCCATAAAAATGATAATTTCCGTTTACCTACTAATTCAGAAACGCCGATTATTATGATAGGGCCAGGTACGGGTATCGCGCCATTCCGTTCATTCATTGAAGAACGTAGTGAAACAGGAGCGGAAGGAAAGTCTTGGTTGTTCTTTGGAGATCAGCATTATGTGACCGATTTCTATTATCAGACTGAGTGGCAAAATTACGTGAAGGATGGTACGTTAACACGCCTCGATGTAGCTTTTTCACGTGATACGGATGAAAAAGTATATGTACAACATCGTATGAAACAAGCGAGTCAAGAACTGTATCAATGGATTGAAGAAGGCGCAGTGATTTATGTGTGCGGTGATGAACAGAACATGGCAAAAGACGTCCACGCGACTTTGTTGGAAATTGTTCAACAAGAAGGCGGTAAATCACTTGAAGAAGCCGAACAATTCATCACACAGTTAGTTCAAGAGAAACGCTATCAGCGAGATGTCTATTAA
- a CDS encoding IS1182 family transposase: MFKDYNMNQLILPLDLEISLQEHDIAYAVHDLVESIPKQAFDSFLRETGCPSYHPRMMLKIILCAYTQSVFSGRKIEGLLKDSLRMMWLAQGYKPSYRTINRFRVHPEVKEVLRQCFVQFRCQLVQKQLIDEEAIFIDGTKIEANANKFTFVWRKSVERYSSGLVERSSQMYEELLEKEIIPEIERESLDELSTAELSKVVEKLDDTIQTYTEKINASEDVEERKQIRSLRKEPKQYRKQFQDFLDRKQKYQHDMKIFGHRNSYSKTDRDATFMRMKDDYMKNGQLKPGYNVQIATEGQYTLAFDVYPNPTDTRTLIPFLDTIEQDFFELPQYIVADAGYGSEQNYGDVIENRKRVPLITYNQYRKEKKKKYKTDPFNTANWAYDETTDTFTCPNDRKLVFRYLSNRTDRYQFTRTMKVYECEDCSSCPLRSFCTKAKEENNRKLYVNEKWEQQKEYIREKLSDKKTGEIYGKRKIDVEPVFGFLKANLGFTRFSVRGKEKVKNELAFGLLAVNLRKYTAREVNV; the protein is encoded by the coding sequence ATGTTTAAAGATTATAACATGAACCAACTGATTTTACCTTTAGATTTAGAAATTAGCTTACAAGAACATGATATTGCTTACGCCGTGCATGATCTAGTCGAAAGCATTCCGAAACAAGCATTTGACAGCTTTTTGCGTGAGACAGGTTGCCCATCTTATCATCCACGGATGATGTTAAAGATCATTTTGTGTGCCTATACACAGTCTGTTTTTTCGGGCAGAAAAATAGAAGGACTGTTAAAAGATAGCCTTCGCATGATGTGGTTAGCTCAAGGTTATAAACCAAGCTATCGCACCATCAATCGATTTCGCGTTCATCCTGAAGTAAAAGAAGTACTACGCCAGTGCTTCGTGCAATTTCGTTGCCAGCTGGTACAAAAACAGCTAATTGATGAAGAAGCCATTTTTATTGATGGAACAAAGATTGAGGCGAATGCCAACAAATTTACATTTGTCTGGCGCAAGTCAGTGGAACGGTATAGTTCAGGTCTTGTAGAAAGGTCCAGTCAGATGTACGAAGAGCTGTTAGAAAAAGAGATCATCCCTGAAATCGAACGGGAAAGTCTGGATGAACTATCTACTGCGGAACTGTCTAAAGTAGTAGAGAAGCTAGATGATACTATCCAAACCTATACAGAAAAGATTAACGCTAGCGAAGATGTCGAGGAACGTAAACAAATTCGCTCGCTACGAAAAGAACCTAAACAATACCGTAAACAATTTCAAGACTTCTTGGATCGAAAGCAGAAGTATCAGCACGATATGAAGATCTTTGGCCATCGTAACAGCTACTCGAAGACGGACCGCGATGCGACCTTTATGCGGATGAAAGATGATTATATGAAAAACGGGCAACTAAAACCGGGATATAATGTGCAAATTGCGACCGAAGGGCAATATACCCTCGCTTTTGACGTGTATCCAAATCCGACCGATACGCGTACACTCATTCCATTCTTAGATACTATTGAACAAGACTTTTTTGAGCTGCCACAGTATATTGTCGCGGATGCCGGTTATGGAAGTGAACAGAATTACGGAGATGTCATTGAAAATCGAAAGCGCGTTCCGCTTATTACCTATAACCAATATCGCAAAGAAAAGAAAAAGAAGTACAAAACCGATCCTTTCAATACAGCGAATTGGGCATATGATGAAACTACGGATACCTTTACTTGCCCAAATGACAGAAAACTCGTGTTCCGCTACCTTTCCAATCGGACGGATCGTTATCAATTCACACGGACGATGAAAGTATACGAATGTGAGGATTGTTCAAGCTGCCCATTGCGCTCTTTCTGTACCAAAGCAAAAGAAGAGAACAATAGGAAGTTGTATGTGAATGAAAAGTGGGAACAGCAAAAAGAATATATTCGTGAAAAGCTTTCAGATAAGAAAACAGGTGAAATTTACGGCAAGCGCAAGATTGACGTAGAGCCAGTTTTTGGATTCTTGAAGGCTAATTTAGGGTTCACTCGTTTCTCCGTAAGAGGAAAGGAAAAGGTGAAAAATGAATTAGCCTTCGGTTTATTGGCAGTGAACTTGAGAAAGTACACTGCCAGGGAGGTAAATGTATAG
- a CDS encoding branched-chain amino acid ABC transporter permease, giving the protein MLGELINPYYLQVISFILINIILAVSIYITLGTGQLSLGHAGFMSIGAYTTAILTLNYNMPLVLGVIIAAIFTGIVGTLIGIPALRLQGVYLAIATLGFGEVVRVLFINWEGLTNGAIGLSGIPHLGREILSLSKSIGIEPDMFGLKNNQFISLAVFFVLLIITISVIWFFVRQNNSRIGRAFSAIKMDEEASEAMGINITYYKVLAFGQGAMLAGFAGALYAHLMAYISPSDFDYHRAVEILIFSIFGGSEVIWGSIFGAVFLSAMPEFLRFINEYRFMIYGALLVLMMAFRPQGIIDVNMINRFKRLKPKKKGEKNHGA; this is encoded by the coding sequence ATGTTAGGCGAATTAATAAACCCATATTATCTACAAGTTATTTCTTTTATTTTAATTAATATTATCCTGGCAGTTAGTATATACATAACGCTTGGAACGGGACAATTATCACTGGGGCATGCAGGTTTTATGAGTATAGGTGCGTACACAACAGCTATTCTTACGCTTAATTATAATATGCCGCTTGTACTCGGCGTCATTATAGCTGCGATCTTTACAGGGATTGTTGGGACATTAATTGGTATACCCGCTTTAAGATTACAAGGTGTTTATCTCGCTATTGCAACACTTGGGTTTGGTGAAGTCGTTCGAGTCCTTTTCATTAACTGGGAGGGTTTAACAAACGGTGCCATTGGCTTATCAGGCATTCCGCATCTTGGAAGAGAAATACTTAGTTTAAGTAAAAGTATAGGAATAGAACCTGATATGTTTGGATTGAAAAACAACCAGTTCATAAGTTTAGCTGTCTTTTTTGTTTTACTCATTATAACGATTTCAGTCATTTGGTTTTTCGTGAGACAGAATAATTCTAGAATTGGACGTGCTTTCTCCGCTATTAAAATGGATGAAGAAGCATCAGAAGCAATGGGTATTAATATTACGTATTACAAAGTGTTAGCTTTCGGTCAAGGTGCAATGTTAGCAGGGTTTGCAGGTGCATTATATGCCCATTTAATGGCGTACATTAGCCCATCAGACTTTGATTATCACAGAGCAGTAGAAATATTGATATTCTCTATTTTTGGCGGAAGCGAAGTTATATGGGGATCCATATTCGGAGCTGTGTTCTTATCTGCAATGCCCGAATTCCTACGTTTTATCAACGAATATCGATTTATGATTTATGGTGCGCTTCTGGTTCTTATGATGGCGTTCCGTCCACAAGGAATTATCGATGTAAATATGATAAACCGATTCAAACGATTGAAACCTAAGAAGAAAGGGGAGAAAAATCATGGTGCTTGA
- a CDS encoding branched-chain amino acid ABC transporter permease, whose product MLIEQLINGLTLGSIYVIVALGYTLVFGVLNVVNMGHGEIFMFGAFMGVVVTNILGWPLYIAFVVAIVVTGILGYFLETFALRPLRGKEGVSHLAPLISTIGVSIFLENVAHHFFGSGNQPFRTSLSELKFVLGSTTVYYVQIIIFVIAILLMFGLTFWLSKTKAGKALRASAENLAVASLLGVNTKRTITQTVIIASAMGGIAGILVGIAFNSVNPQMGLSFGLKGLAIIILGGLGNVRGAMVGGLILGMAETFIVAYGDSGYRDAVAFIAIIVILIVRPQGIFGTATTGRKG is encoded by the coding sequence TTGCTAATTGAACAATTAATAAATGGTCTAACATTAGGGAGTATCTATGTCATTGTTGCGCTAGGTTACACGCTCGTATTTGGTGTGTTGAACGTAGTAAATATGGGGCATGGGGAAATCTTTATGTTCGGAGCGTTTATGGGCGTCGTCGTCACGAATATATTAGGTTGGCCATTATATATTGCATTTGTTGTAGCCATTGTCGTGACGGGAATTTTAGGCTATTTTCTCGAGACATTTGCGCTACGACCATTACGAGGAAAAGAGGGTGTCTCACATCTTGCGCCTTTGATCAGTACAATCGGTGTTTCTATTTTTCTTGAGAACGTTGCACATCACTTTTTTGGTTCAGGTAACCAACCATTCCGAACGTCACTTTCAGAATTAAAATTTGTTTTAGGATCAACAACTGTTTACTACGTTCAAATTATTATTTTTGTTATTGCTATTTTACTTATGTTCGGACTTACTTTTTGGTTATCTAAAACAAAGGCAGGAAAAGCATTACGTGCAAGTGCGGAAAACTTAGCAGTAGCCAGTCTTCTCGGTGTAAATACGAAGAGAACGATAACGCAAACTGTTATTATTGCATCTGCAATGGGTGGAATCGCTGGAATTTTAGTCGGAATTGCTTTCAACTCTGTTAACCCCCAAATGGGTTTATCTTTCGGACTTAAAGGATTAGCTATCATTATTTTAGGTGGGTTAGGTAATGTAAGAGGGGCCATGGTAGGTGGTTTGATTTTAGGGATGGCTGAAACATTTATCGTAGCCTATGGAGATTCAGGTTATCGTGATGCTGTTGCGTTTATCGCAATCATTGTTATTTTAATCGTACGACCCCAAGGAATCTTTGGAACAGCTACAACTGGAAGAAAGGGTTGA
- a CDS encoding thioredoxin domain-containing protein → MSYEENVASFDKIDSARADELVKGDGEAVIYVGKSVCPYCQTFVKKLNKVAEETNAHIYYVNSIENADMKGVSAFRNEYDIPTVPGFIYTNGDTVNVKCDSSMSEEEIKSFMNK, encoded by the coding sequence ATGAGTTATGAAGAAAATGTAGCTAGTTTTGATAAAATTGATTCCGCAAGAGCAGACGAACTAGTAAAAGGGGACGGAGAGGCTGTAATCTATGTCGGTAAATCTGTATGTCCTTACTGCCAAACCTTCGTTAAGAAACTAAACAAAGTAGCCGAAGAAACAAATGCCCACATCTATTACGTTAACAGTATTGAAAACGCTGATATGAAAGGTGTTTCTGCTTTCCGTAATGAGTACGACATCCCAACAGTACCTGGCTTCATCTACACTAATGGAGACACAGTCAACGTTAAATGTGATTCTTCTATGTCTGAAGAAGAAATTAAATCTTTCATGAACAAGTAA